Proteins from a single region of Urocitellus parryii isolate mUroPar1 chromosome 4, mUroPar1.hap1, whole genome shotgun sequence:
- the LOC113193796 gene encoding olfactory receptor 8A1-like, whose protein sequence is MAAENDSTVTEFLLGGLTTQPGLQLPLFILFLGIYVVTMVGNLGMITLICLNLQLHTPMYFFLSNLSLVDLYYSSVITPKMLVNFVFQKNVISYVGCMSQLYFFLVFVIAECYMLTVMAYDRYVAICHPLLYNVIMSHALCSVLVVLVYTMGLIGSTIETGLMLKLCYCESLISHYFCDILPLMKLSCSSTYDVEMVVFSLAGFDITVTSLTVLVSYTFILSSILRISSTEGRSKAFSTCSSHLAAVGLFYGSTAFMYLKPSTATSLAQENVASVFYTTVIPMLNPLIYSLRNKEVKAALQKTLRRKLF, encoded by the coding sequence ATGGCTGCAGAAAATGACTCCACAGTGACAGAGTTCCTTCTTGGGGGATTAACAACACAGCCAGGGCTCCAGCTCCCCCTCTTCATCCTCTTCCTGGGGATCTACGTGGTCACCATGGTGGGGAACCTGGGCATGATCACCCTCATTTGTCTCAACCTTCAGcttcacacccccatgtacttcttcctcagcaaCTTGTCACTCGTGGATCTCTACTACTCCTCTGTCATTACCCCTAAAATGCTGGTCAACTTTGTGTTCCAGAAGAACGTCATCTCCTATGTGGGGTGCATGTCTCAGCTCTACTTCTTCCTGGTTTTTGTCATTGCCGAGTGTTACATGCTTAcggtgatggcctatgaccgctatgtagCCATCTGCCACCCTTTGCTTTACAATGTCATCATGTCCCATGCCCTCTGCTCTGTGCTGGTGGTTCTGGTCTACACTATGGGACTCATTGGTTCAACAATAGAGACTGGCCTCATGTTAAAACTGTGCTATTGTGAGTCCCTCATCAGTCACTACTTCTGTGACATCCTCCCCCTGATGAAGCTCTCCTGCTCCAGCACCTATGATGTAGAGATGGTAGTCTTTTCCCTAGCTGGATTCGACATCACAGTCACTAGCTTAACAGTCCTTGTTTCCTACACCTTCATCCTGTCCAGCATCCTCCGCATCAGCTCCACAGAGGGTAGGTCCAAAGCCTTCAGCACCTGCAGCTCCCACCTTGCAGCCGTGGGGCTGTTCTATGGATCCACTGCATTCATGTACTTAAAGCCCTCCACTGCCACTTCCCTGGCCCAGGAGAACGTGGCCTCTGTGTTCTACACCACAGTGATCCCCATGCTCAACCCTCtgatctacagcctgaggaacaaggaggtAAAGGCTGCCCTGCAGAAGACACTGAGGAGGAAACTCTTTTAA